From the genome of Anopheles funestus chromosome 2RL, idAnoFuneDA-416_04, whole genome shotgun sequence:
aattttgtcatCCACGTGATCACTGGAacgttgtatgtttgtttgtaccgACTCTGCATGACAATACAGGCACAATTCcctttaatttttcataacaaaaTCACATTGCCAAAAACATCGTGCcgcgttttgttgtgttccaCTGTTCACAGAGATTTTGGAACGATTTATTTCTTTAGTAGCTTAAAGGAAACAGTTATTAAAATGGTAAGTCGGTTTAAAAATGTGTCAGTGTTAAGCATAAAGTTCtcgtaattttaatttacagccaaaacaaaccattctAAAGGAATTAGCAAAGTGCAAACATCCTAAAAGCAGGAAAACGTTAGCACTGACGCGCAAAGTTAAAAAGTAAGTTCCCAACCTTCGAATCCACTGTTTGCATCCTCTCTATACGACATCCTTTCTTGCAGAATAAACAACCGCGAAAAGATTAAGCTTGGACATGCAGCCAAAGCCAATATGGTTGGTAACAAACTAGCCTGGTTTGCAGAGCGCCTGTACGAACAGAATGCTCCATTAACGCCGGCAGAATATGAAGCACTGATAGATGGGTACCTGAAGCGATTCGATCGAGAGCTGGAGCAAATTAAGATAGTTCAATCGATTGGGAAGCATCGTGCAACGCAGCACGCAGCACGGGAAGCAGCGATAAAGACCACGCTCGAAACGGAACTGCTTAATTTCAACAGTGGAGGCGGTATAGAGCTACCCGATTTATGTGATCCGATAAACTTTAAACTGTTTCAAGAATGGGATGGCAGTGCGGCTACCATTCAACATTTGAAACTAAAGTTCATCTCTAGAAAGATGCTAGAGAAATCAGCCACGGAAAGCAAAGTCGATAAAATGCACGAATAACACGTTGAATGTGCTTgcttaaaagttttatttgttacacaaaaatggaaaagaaatcttATCCCTTAACACTTAGCTCAAGAAGTATCCGGGTCTGGCTTCGGTTTCTTATGCAATGGTTCCGTTTCCAGCTCCTTCTTCACTGTATCTTCTACGGAATGATTTTGATcggtttcatcattttttctctttttaacTATTAACCAGGATTGCATCATTTTGCTTTTCGGAACTACGGGTGATTTTCCGCTTCCATCCAACGATTTTCCTTCCGTCAGCGGCTTGTTACACTGGTCGGATTTGTTGCGCGAGTTATTTACCATGTTCGACACGCGATACCATTTCATCGATTTGCTGGGTTGCAATAGATTGAGTGCCCGGTTTGCCGGTACACGCTTGAAATCCAACCAGTCCGCCACCTGCTCGTCCGTCTCGAGAATGGCCGGTGATCGGTGATGTATGCTCGCAAATTGACCTTCGGTTTCAAATGTGATCACCGTGTAGCTGTACAATTTGTCTCCATTATCATCGTTCCACACATCGAACAGTCCAGCAATGCGAAGCAGTTGTAGTTGGCCACCATTATCCAACTGCCAGGTAGATTTATCTTCCATCTTTATCTTTTCCTCCTGCGGCATGTGCACGAAGAATGCAGGCCGTTCGGATGGCTTCATCGGTTTCACCGTTTGCCACTCGTAAAACCCTTCGCAAAGGATAACGCACCGCTGGCCAGCAGCAAGAGGTGGCCCGTACAGTTTAGAGAATGCTAACCCTTCCAAGCGACAGTTGTTTGTGGTAAGACCGTGCTTCCGAAAGTCACCCTTGTGCCAGCGTGGTACCATGCCCCACATCATTGGTACAAGCAGCCGATCGCCCGGATCCGCCGAATCATCGAAATGAAGTGCGGCAACGAGCACTGGAGTTACGTCTGTGGGTGCCACATTAAACGAAGGCACGTACTTTTTCCCACAATTGAACTCATTTCGAAACCGCGGCTGTTTTGGTTTACTCTGCCCTTTTTTGGTGTACTTGCAACAGCTTTCCAGATCTTTGGGTTCCAGTGTCcttgaaaacaaaccaaaaaggaTACACAATATCAATGTTCAGTTGTATAAAACTTACATAAACCAGCATGCTTACAGACACGTGCGGCCACACATGATATTGAATCATATAGGTATATATTTCCCCCAATGCCACGAAATAATCAAGAAATTTATGCTTCGGTTTTGCGTTTGTTGATGCTCTTTAATTGCGCCGTTAACAAAACACAGCAAATGACAACCGCTCTCAAAAACTGCTGACAggcgtttgtttgcaaacaacTTCTTTTTCCATAGCAACGGATGCGGATCTTCTTCGCTTCATAACATGTGCGGCTGCATCAGAACCGATCGATATTTTACAGAACTTTAAGGATGCTGAAACGGAAATGGTAAGATTCGGTTAGAAAATATGTCCAGTTTGTTATGATGTGTACTGTACTATtacgaaattgtttttcttttatttactcTTAGGAACAACAAGCAATACTGTGGCGATGTCGAATCGGATCCATTCGACTACGTCTATCGGGGCAGTGTGTTTAATCCATTTAAGGAATCGAATAAGGTGCCGACAGTGGAGGAACATACGTACAATAGCGCCGAAATCGATACGGAAGATCTGATTGAAGACATTCAGCTGCCC
Proteins encoded in this window:
- the LOC125761734 gene encoding translation machinery-associated protein 16 homolog; translation: MPKQTILKELAKCKHPKSRKTLALTRKVKKINNREKIKLGHAAKANMVGNKLAWFAERLYEQNAPLTPAEYEALIDGYLKRFDRELEQIKIVQSIGKHRATQHAAREAAIKTTLETELLNFNSGGGIELPDLCDPINFKLFQEWDGSAATIQHLKLKFISRKMLEKSATESKVDKMHE
- the LOC125761730 gene encoding abasic site processing protein HMCES; translation: MCGRTCLTLEPKDLESCCKYTKKGQSKPKQPRFRNEFNCGKKYVPSFNVAPTDVTPVLVAALHFDDSADPGDRLLVPMMWGMVPRWHKGDFRKHGLTTNNCRLEGLAFSKLYGPPLAAGQRCVILCEGFYEWQTVKPMKPSERPAFFVHMPQEEKIKMEDKSTWQLDNGGQLQLLRIAGLFDVWNDDNGDKLYSYTVITFETEGQFASIHHRSPAILETDEQVADWLDFKRVPANRALNLLQPSKSMKWYRVSNMVNNSRNKSDQCNKPLTEGKSLDGSGKSPVVPKSKMMQSWLIVKKRKNDETDQNHSVEDTVKKELETEPLHKKPKPDPDTS